From Halichondria panicea chromosome 12, odHalPani1.1, whole genome shotgun sequence, a single genomic window includes:
- the LOC135345535 gene encoding LOW QUALITY PROTEIN: uncharacterized protein KIAA1958-like (The sequence of the model RefSeq protein was modified relative to this genomic sequence to represent the inferred CDS: inserted 3 bases in 3 codons; substituted 1 base at 1 genomic stop codon), with protein MSLQMKRLQSAGVGSVRKQAEPISLXEEELLWEKKLLGDHSPDALLNTMVFXLYFALRSGGEHRQLRHNPCQIELCEPRNERSFLRYREDISKNRPGGLKGRKIKPKVVVHYSNPENPQRCFVELFKRYNSLCPHDRPSNAFYLSPLTKPKQDCWFSRAPLGHNTLKNILKNMXKQXIQGFKTNHSLRATAATRLYSSGVDEQLVMERTGHRSIEGIRGYKRTSLEQQFQTSYSLVWTLCLYPEANSQSHLCLLQWLPPHFLAHRCRLTTSAHLAPHPQVMIMQEYSI; from the exons ATGAGTTTGCAAATGAAGCGACTTCAATCTGCTGGTGTTGGCTCTGTACGTAAGCAGGCTGAACCAATTTCCC AAGAAGAAGAGTTGCTGTGGGAGAAAAAACTCTTAGGAGACCACAGCCCGGACGCTCTTTTGAACACAATGGTGT GACTCTACTTTGCATTGCGCAGTGGAGGTGAGCACAGACAACTTCGCCATAATCCTTGCCAAATTGAACTTTGTGAGCCTCGAAATGAACGATCATTCCTCAGATACAGAGAAGACATATCGAAGAATCGTCCCGGAGGATTGAAAGGACGCAAAATCAAGCCCAAAGTAGTGGTTCACTATTCAAATCCCGAAAATCCTCAGAGATGCTTTGTTGAGCTGTTTAAGAGATACAATAGCTTGTGTCCTCATGATCGCCCGAGCAATGCGTTCTACCTCTCTCCTCTGACAAAACCTAAACAAGATTGCTGGTTTTCCCGAGCACCTTTGGGACATAACACCTTGAAGAACATACTGAAGAACATGTGAAAGC GAATACAAGGTTTTAAAACGAACCATTCACTCAGAGCCACAGCTGCAACCAGGTTGTACTCAAGTGGTGTTGACGAACAACTCGTAATGGAGCGTACAGGCCATCGCAGTATCGAAGGAATCAGAGGCTACAAGCGAACTTCCTTAGAGCAGCAATTTCAGACATCCTACAGCCTCGTTTGGACATTGTGCCTGTATCCAGAAGCCAATTCACAGAGCCATCTCTGCCTCCTCCAATGGCTGCCACCACATTTCCTTGCTCACAGGTGTCGACTAACAACATCAGCGCACCTCGCACCTCATCCTCAAGTGATGATCATGCAGGAATATTCTATATAA